From Apis cerana isolate GH-2021 linkage group LG10, AcerK_1.0, whole genome shotgun sequence, one genomic window encodes:
- the LOC107992986 gene encoding uncharacterized protein LOC107992986 — MALARIKSFIDTGFKTVSTPLDRTVNLEPEVGIKIVHSINEKALHVTVLGARHLPQNFGFTRVNSYVVKVKLIPGKEKFETTSKNESWPQWNEEFTFHLRKEIKQKFGKTKVIEEEISGSRFIVATLYAILEDKPLIATEKKESEKEKTSPTKESPKKSNKKKDGQGASTENQEPTKNKLLSQFFGKGTDKTVETATPERKLFDKRRTVGATTISLDPKNFTLKPPKAKHPSDVSTGDMWRPLRPIASGISGAEERKENKKGQVELSLCQEKADKKEEGSEKLILSLHRLRCSLQTMHEHEALKGQMYIKMSVVDDGRVTHFWKSDRFAPCVSMKFSPEMARVIADNPYQGALKDVSFVVKFVSKNKLGKKTTVGHFVIGPDVGGTYGEQWKQALAKSGQQVTKWQSFE; from the exons atGGCGTTAGCGAGGATCAAGAGTTTCATAGACACTGGTTTCAAGACTGTGTCCACTCCATTGGATCGCACGGTGAATCTGGAGCCGGAAGTAGGCATTAAAATCGTTCATTCGATCAACGAGAAAGCTCTGCATGTGACGGTACTTGGTGCTCGTCACTTGCCGCAGAATTTCGGCTTTACCCGTGTCAACAGCTACGTAGTCAAG GTGAAGTTAATACCAGGAAAGGAAAAGTTCGAAACAACGTCGAAAAACGAGTCGTGGCCGCAATGGAACGAGGAATTCACATTTCACTtgcgaaaagaaataaaacagaaatttgGTAAAACGAAAGTGATCGAGGAGGAGATAAGCGGTTCCAGATTTATCGTCGCGACTTTATACGCGATTCTCGAGGATAAACCATTAATAGCGACTGAGAAGAAGGAATccgagaaagagaaaacgtCGCCTACTAAAGAATCTCCTAAGAAGagcaataagaaaaaagatggtCAAGGTGCTTCCACGGAAAATCAGGAGCCAACGAAGAACAAATTACTCAGTCAATTTTTCGGCAAGGGAACCGATAAAACCGTGGAAACCGCAACtccagaaagaaaattatttgataagagGCGAACTGTAGGCGCCACAACGATTTCCTTGGATCCGAAGAACTTCACTTTGAAGCCACCCAAAGCTAAGCATCCAAGCGACGTGTCGACAGGAGATATGTGGAGACCATTGCGACCGATTGCTAGTGGTATTTCTGGAGCTGAAGAAAGA AAGGAAAATAAGAAAGGCCAAGTTGAGTTGTCACTGTGCCAAGAAAAGGCCGATAAGAAAGAGGAGGGTAGCGAAAAACTGATACTGTCCCTGCATCGTTTGAGATGCTCGTTACAAACGATGCACGAGCATGAAGCCTTGAAAGGACAAATGTATATTAAGATGTCCGTGGTAGATGACGGTAGAGTGACTCATTTTTGGAAAAGTGATCGTTTTGCGCCATGtgtatcgatgaaattttcgcCGGAAATGGCTAGAGTGATCGCGGATAATCCGTATCAGGGAGCATTAAAGGATGTTAGCTTCGTTGTTAAATTCGTCTCGAAGAATAAATTAG